The following coding sequences are from one Humulus lupulus chromosome X, drHumLupu1.1, whole genome shotgun sequence window:
- the LOC133803846 gene encoding protein NODULATION SIGNALING PATHWAY 2, which yields MTDLVSSSAMAMAVDMDMIIDEALELDLSGYSTTTTTTTTNTTTPEDDHGCAWNAWSPVVDWSTLTGGHDNFHDLIESMMESEEEEDADGELNSAHNCGYNSNSSEPSMAVVEDEYSAGDSSTSTTVLVEDDKGLRLIHLLMAAAEALGGANKSRDLARVILVRLKELVSPTGGTNIERLSAHFTEALQHLLDGAMGSSNGHANKPFVNNHHRGDHDHQSDVVAAFQLLQDMSPYVKFGHFTANQAILEAVAHDRRIHIVDYDIMEGIQWASLMQALVSRKEGPPAPHLRITALSRGGGGRRSIGTVQETGRRLVAFAASIGQPFSFHQCRLDSDEAFRPAALKLVKGEALVINCMLNLPHFSYRSPESVASFLSGSKSLNPRLIALVEEETCPTPATAPGGEGAFVARFMDLLYQYSAVYDSLEAGFPMQSRARALVERVFLGPRISGSLGRVYRGRGEENSSWGQSLCAAGFKSESVSSANLCQAKLLLGLFNDGYRVEELASNRLVLGWKSRRLLSASLWTSSSSHYSD from the coding sequence ATGACTGATCTTGTCAGCTCATCGGCTATGGCCATGGCTGTAGACATGGACATGATCATCGACGAGGCTCTTGAGCTAGATTTGTCTGGTTATAGCACCAcaacgaccactactactactaatacgaCTACCCCAGAAGATGATCATGGCTGCGCCTGGAACGCATGGTCCCCAGTCGTCGACTGGAGCACCCTCACAGGTGGCCATGACAATTTCCACGACTTAATCGAATCGATGATGGAaagcgaagaagaagaagacgccGATGGCGAGCTCAACTCGGCCCACAACTGTGGGTATAATAGCAATTCATCAGAACCTTCGATGGCGGTCGTTGAAGACGAGTATTCCGCCGGAGACAGTAGCACAAGCACTACTGTACTGGTCGAAGACGATAAGGGATTGAGATTGATCCACTTATTGATGGCCGCCGCCGAAGCACTCGGTGGCGCCAACAAAAGCCGGGATCTGGCTCGGGTGATATTGGTTCGGCTCAAGGAATTGGTCTCTCCCACGGGAGGAACAAACATAGAGAGGCTCTCCGCGCACTTCACTGAGGCGCTTCAGCACTTACTGGACGGCGCCATGGGATCAAGTAATGGTCACGCGAATAAACCTTTCGTAAACAATCATCATCGAGGAGATCATGATCACCAAAGCGACGTTGTTGCAGCGTTTCAGTTGCTGCAAGACATGTCACCTTACGTCAAGTTCGGTCACTTCACTGCTAACCAGGCCATTCTTGAGGCCGTGGCTCACGACCGGAGGATCCATATAGTCGACTATGACATCATGGAAGGGATTCAATGGGCCTCCCTTATGCAAGCACTAGTGTCCCGTAAGGAAGGCCCACCAGCCCCACATCTAAGGATCACCGCTTTATCGAGGGGGGGCGGTGGCCGAAGATCGATAGGGACCGTACAAGAGACCGGTCGACGGCTAGTAGCTTTCGCGGCTTCTATTGGTCAGCCATTCTCGTTCCACCAATGCCGGCTTGATTCCGACGAGGCGTTCCGGCCAGCGGCGTTGAAACTGGTGAAGGGAGAAGCTCTTGTGATCAACTGCATGCTCAACCTCCCTCACTTCAGTTACCGGTCGCCGGAGTCCGTGGCTTCGTTTTTATCCGGATCAAAATCGTTGAACCCGAGACTGATTGCCCTGGTGGAAGAGGAGACTTGTCCAACCCCGGCGACGGCGCCCGGAGGAGAAGGTGCTTTCGTGGCGAGGTTTATGGACTTGTTGTATCAGTACTCGGCTGTGTACGACTCACTGGAGGCGGGGTTCCCAATGCAGAGCCGAGCAAGGGCTTTAGTGGAGCGGGTATTCTTGGGGCCCCGGATATCCGGGTCATTAGGTCGGGTTTACAGGGGTCGTGGGGAGGAGAATAGCTCGTGGGGGCAGTCGTTGTGTGCGGCAGGGTTTAAATCAGAGTCGGTGAGCTCAGCCAATCTCTGCCAAGCGAAGCTGTTGCTGGGATTATTCAATGACGGGTATAGAGTTGAGGAACTCGCGAGTAATAGACTCGTTTTGGGATGGAAATCGCGGCGTTTACTATCGGCTTCTCTTTGGACCTCCTCCTCATCCCATTATTctgattaa